The following coding sequences are from one Candidatus Methylacidiphilales bacterium window:
- a CDS encoding division/cell wall cluster transcriptional repressor MraZ has translation MSDTFKLVYTDTFEHAFDEKGRITVPKEWRGDGFETRLYVMPPEPGCLKVYPGSWLAAKMKTLESASIADPNRKSFEELASRIQSVELDPQHRISIKDRIRQAAGLQKNAVLAGRFDHFEIWSPEKWKRDASGPLTMESVLKGAGL, from the coding sequence ATGTCCGATACGTTCAAGCTCGTTTATACCGATACGTTTGAGCACGCCTTCGACGAAAAAGGCCGCATCACCGTGCCCAAAGAATGGCGCGGCGACGGCTTCGAAACCCGCCTGTATGTCATGCCCCCCGAACCCGGCTGCCTGAAGGTCTATCCTGGCAGTTGGCTGGCGGCAAAAATGAAAACCCTGGAGTCGGCCTCCATCGCCGACCCGAACCGCAAAAGCTTCGAGGAACTTGCTTCCCGCATCCAAAGCGTTGAACTGGATCCGCAGCATCGCATCAGCATCAAGGACCGCATCCGCCAGGCCGCCGGGCTGCAAAAAAACGCCGTGTTGGCGGGGCGTTTCGACCATTTTGAGATTTGGAGCCCCGAGAAGTGGAAGAGGGATGCTTCGGGCCCGCTGACAATGGAAAGCGTACTGAAAGGGGCCGGATTATGA